Within the Methanomassiliicoccales archaeon genome, the region CACCTCCTCCCGCACGACGCCGCTGTCGCGGACCGCCCTTCCCACCTCCTCCTCGTTCTCGTAGAAAGAGGCGGTATCAATGTGACGGTATCCGACGGCCAAAGCGGACCTCACTGGATTATAGACCTGCCGGCCCACAAGCTTATAGGTGCCCAGGCCCAGGGCTGGGACGCTCGCTCCGTTATTGAGTCGGAGGCGGTAGCTAGAAACATCGTTGCCCAGGTTCACGAGCTTCATAATTCCACAGGGTCCTAATTAATCATATCTTGCCACCCATCGTACTAGTATGTGCTCACTTGTAGAAGCACGGTCGTCATTTGGTCCGACCATCGTTCTCCCGTTCTCAAGGATAATTTAAGATAGGATTGCAACAGATGATGTTCTGGCCATGCGAATAATGGAATGGAACTTACAATACGGTGGCGACCATGAGCGCCTTCCGGGTATGATAGAGGCTGTTCGCCGACACGACCCGGACCTATTGGTCCTGTTGGAGTTCCGTCCAGAGAAGGTGATCGAAGTGTCCCTTTCCCTGGCCGCGCTTGGTTACTCGTATATCCTCAACTCCCAACCACCGCCGCGCACCAATGGGATATTGGTGGCATCCAAGTTGCCCATTCGGGCCGAGGCGGGGGAGCGGGTTCATAGCCACAGATACCGCTGGATGGAGATATCCTTGGAAAGTTCCGACCTTAGATTGTTGGCGCTGCACATTCCCGGAGCCTCAGATCTGGCGATCAAACTGGAGCATTGGCAGGCATTGTTGAATTTCGCCCGGGAGACCATTGATGAGCAGGGACGGGTGATCATAGTCGGCGACCTGAACACCGGTCTGGAACAGGATACCGAAGGCCTCAGCTTCATGGGCCAGGAGCACCTTTCCTCCCTGCTCGATACTGGGTGGCGGGACGTATGGCGGGAATATCACCAGGTGGCCAAGGAGTACTCCTGGTATTCCTCGTCCGGGAAGGGCATGAGGACCGATCACGTCCTGGCCTCCCCGCACATCCGGCATCCCTTATGGGCTAAGTATTCTCATTGGGAG harbors:
- a CDS encoding endonuclease/exonuclease/phosphatase family protein, which gives rise to MEWNLQYGGDHERLPGMIEAVRRHDPDLLVLLEFRPEKVIEVSLSLAALGYSYILNSQPPPRTNGILVASKLPIRAEAGERVHSHRYRWMEISLESSDLRLLALHIPGASDLAIKLEHWQALLNFARETIDEQGRVIIVGDLNTGLEQDTEGLSFMGQEHLSSLLDTGWRDVWREYHQVAKEYSWYSSSGKGMRTDHVLASPHIRHPLWAKYSHWERENGLSDHSILILDIMHRMNESGSRSPPLFRTDDDRGCSIG